GTAATTAgaccttttcaaaaataatgaaACAACATTGTTCTTACCATTCAGAGACTTAAAAGTGCATTTTTGCTAGGTTGAAGgatcaaaaataacaaaatttactTTAAggaccaaaaaatcaaaaatgataTTGTTTAGAGATCTAAAAATAGATTAATCCTTTAAATTACTATTGCTATTATGACTAGCGCTTATGCCATCTGCTGCTGCCTGTCGTCGTCCTCAGGCAACTGCTCCTTTGGCTGGCGCTCATCATCGGCAGTATCAAACTTATTCTATCATTGTCTCATATTTTCATTGTACTAGCAGGATTGTATGTAAGAGAATGATGTGTTTTAAGAATGCAACAGCGCAAATGCAAATGTAGCATTTGATGTGATTTCCTAagggaaaaaaataatttctaaataCAAAACAACTCTACCATAAAATAACTCAAGAATTTGATAAAACCAAAAACCTGAAATTGGTCATACCCGAAACTGACTCGGACAGTTGTTCGCCATATGTAACAAATTTCTATCAAAATCTATTTAATCTATTTGGGTCTTCAATAACAAGGAACAATGTTAATGAATGTATAAAGCAAAACACTTCGTATTCACTAAAAGGTATTGATAACTTTGGACAATCATCACAATAACTGGCACAAACCTTTCAATACCCGAAATTGATTTACATAGAAATAAAGTATGATAAACAAGTcatcatctttaaattaaaaaacttactAAAAAAAAAGGTACTTGGATGAAAAAAAATTCTGTGTTATAATTCTGTAAAGCAAATTACCAACACAAATGTCAAAGATCAGCTCTTCCCGGGTATCTAGGGAAGGGGATGACATCTCTAATATTGTCAATGCCGGTGGCAAAAAGAATCATCCGTTCAAATCCTAAACCAAATCCACAGTGCTTTACAGTCCCAAAACGTCGTAGGTCAAGGTACCAGTCATATGCCTCAAGAGGCAGACCCATCTCAGCAATTCTGCAAAAACATTTATTTCCAAAATATGTTAGCTCAAAATCAGGTAGTACGTGCAATATCTGGAAAATAACAAGATCTATTTTACTACATCCCGATACCTCTGCTCAATAACCTCCAAGCGTTCCTCTCTCTGACTTCCGCCAATTAACTCTCCCACCTGAAATACAATATATATGCTGACTTAAATGTCCAAAAGAAATAGATAAACTTTTGACGCAATACAAGAATTAGGCAAATAATACAGAGTTGGATGTGCAAAAAAGCTAGTCAATACCTTTGGGACAAGGACATCCATGGCAGCTACTGTCTTTGAATCATCATTGAGTCTCATGTAAAATGCTTTGATCCCCTTTGGATAATTGTAGACAATGACAGGCTTCTTAAATAAAACCTCTGTCAAGTATCTGTATTAAAAAAAGGTAAACTAAGAAATCAGGACAATCACAAATCAAGACGAAAGAAAGGAGCACGATTAGAGAGACCTCTCGTGTTCCGATGCCAGATCTATTCCCCATTCCACACTGTTAACAAACTCGTGACCACCTTTTACAGCCTCTATCAACAAGTCCACTGCTTCTGTGTAGGAAACGCGTTCGAAAGGAGTTGAAGCAACCATTTTCAGCCGATCAATGCAGCCTTTATCGTATAATTTAGCCATAAGTTCCATATCATCAAGACACTTATCGAGTAACCACTTGCACATGTATTTAACATATGCTTCTGCACAGTTCATATCATCCTGCAACAGTTATGCAACCATTTAAGCTAGAACACAAAAACAATGATGCATACGCACATGCATTTCTGCTAAGAAATACCTGAAGATCTGCAAATGTTAATTCAGGCTCCACCATCCAAAATTCTGCCAAATGCCTCGAAGTGTGAGAATTCTCAGCTCGAAAAGTTGGCCCAAATGTATAGACATTGCCAACAGCACAGGCATATGTCTCAACTTGTAATTGGCCAGAGACAGTCAAAAATGCTTGGCGGGCAAAGAAATCAAGACCATAATCAACCTTCCCGTCTTTTTTAGGCAGGCCAGGTTTAATTTTAGCTCTTTCCTCAAGCTTTGTAACATTTGCTTTTGCTAGTTTCAAATCAGCTACCGCGCCATTAAAAACCTCATCAGATACCTCCTCCTTCCTTTTCTTTGCAGATTTCAGTTCAGTTACAACGCCCCCTTTCTCATTGGCAACACACTTAGCTTCTTCAATATCAGCATCTGATGGAGGAGGATTCTGAATCAAGTCCTTCTCTATCCTTTCAATTTCACTAAGCAGGGTAGTAACTTGAAACATTTCACCGGCACCTTCACAGTCACTTGAAGTGATAATACCAGTGTGGACATAAAGGAAACCATATTCTTGAAAAAACGAATGCGTGGAAAAAGCAAGTGCATTACGAATTCGAGCAATAGCAGAAATCTGCAAGCAAGTAAAATCTTCAAAACCCATTTACAATCCAGAAACTTAAAGAAAAAGTGTGGTAGAGCATAAATTATTTCTTCAAGGAAACAAAATCAGCCAAAATGAGAACACCCAGAATTTGTACATCTAGATTGCGTAATGCACAAAGCTGAAAAAAATAACCACCCCCCAAACTCTTGACTAATCCAGATTTTGAGCTAGATAATTAAACCCCTTATACTTAATTTCAAAGAAATTACACTCCACCCTTCaaaagcaaaaaaattaaaaaaatttaagaactTATTTGAAATCAATGATATTCATAAAGTCAATACAATCCAAATCCTTCCGCAGgcattattaagtaaattgaaaCAGAACTATTTCTAGCAACTATGACATTTTCAAACAAGAAGGGACTAGTGAGAATTCAACTGAATTAAATTCTTGCATCTTTGAAACTTCTTAACACTAAATTTCTCTCAAAGCTAAGAACTATAACAATGTGACCACCAAAGTAAGGAAAATTATACAACAAAACAGTTTTACGAtgccacgtcattcgtgcaacaaaccacgAGGCATTTGTCGTGTTGAATTtgtattgataaaaaaaataagtaataactaaaattactatcgcaaatgctcaatGGCTTGTTATAAATATGACATGGTACTTTGCATGAAATAAACACTGCCAAATTAAACATAaccgaaacaaattaaagaaatgcATGAAAATCAAGAATAACGGTAACATTACCGTGTTAGTTCTGGCTCTAAGATGGAGATGGTCTCTCAAAAACTCAAGAGTGAGCTTAGTTTTAGGAATCGGATACTTAGCCGGGTCGACCGGTCCAACATGAATCAGTTTATCAGCCCGAAGCTCAATCCTCTGTCTAGTTCCTTCAGGTGGCTCCGTCAGTATTCCTTCCACCGCCACACACGCCCCGGTATGCACCAGCGGGCTCAAATCCGCCACTTCCTTACCTATCATAACCTGAAGGTTCGCTAGACACGACCCGTCGTTTAGCTCCAAGAATGCAAATGCTCCTTTCCCTTGCTCTCTGCCCGTTCTTACCAAACCGCCGAC
This region of Mercurialis annua linkage group LG1-X, ddMerAnnu1.2, whole genome shotgun sequence genomic DNA includes:
- the LOC126663198 gene encoding asparagine--tRNA ligase, cytoplasmic 1 yields the protein MGDQNDAVALKHPFSDRVPIRSIVSRPDGGAGLKGQRVRVGGLVRTGREQGKGAFAFLELNDGSCLANLQVMIGKEVADLSPLVHTGACVAVEGILTEPPEGTRQRIELRADKLIHVGPVDPAKYPIPKTKLTLEFLRDHLHLRARTNTISAIARIRNALAFSTHSFFQEYGFLYVHTGIITSSDCEGAGEMFQVTTLLSEIERIEKDLIQNPPPSDADIEEAKCVANEKGGVVTELKSAKKRKEEVSDEVFNGAVADLKLAKANVTKLEERAKIKPGLPKKDGKVDYGLDFFARQAFLTVSGQLQVETYACAVGNVYTFGPTFRAENSHTSRHLAEFWMVEPELTFADLQDDMNCAEAYVKYMCKWLLDKCLDDMELMAKLYDKGCIDRLKMVASTPFERVSYTEAVDLLIEAVKGGHEFVNSVEWGIDLASEHERYLTEVLFKKPVIVYNYPKGIKAFYMRLNDDSKTVAAMDVLVPKVGELIGGSQREERLEVIEQRIAEMGLPLEAYDWYLDLRRFGTVKHCGFGLGFERMILFATGIDNIRDVIPFPRYPGRADL